Part of the Ciona intestinalis unplaced genomic scaffold, KH HT000126.1, whole genome shotgun sequence genome, TGGCGAAACCCCAATTTGCCCCTACAACTTTTGGGGAAGTTCCCAAAAAATCTACTTTACCCCAAAATGGCGAGAAAATCCCTCAAAACACCTCTACCCCCCAAGATTCTGGGGGAATCCCCAAATCTCAATTAGCAATCACCGAAAACGTGAAACTTTTAGATTTGAACCAACGAAGCACATTAGCCCCCTCTGTTACCCCTACCACCCCCGGGAACCCCCTAACCCCACCCACACCCTCGCGAGCGCAGTCAGTTTTAATCAACAAGTTGCTGATGATTTTGAAAAATCAAGAAATCAACGAAGCGAATCGAACACAGATCTTCGCAAATTCCGTTCAATCGCTCAAAACTAACCCGGTTTTTaagtaagttaattttttttgggggggttattggctaaatttgtttaaaggtCAAAATTAATCCTGTCTTCAagtaagtttttcatttttctgttttaaataaatccaTGAACactcaccaacaaagttacatacgtgggaACTTGTATGAACATAtggtgttataaagactgtcgctACATTGCTATTCATGCAATAAATTGTTTGGAAagttagcatgaggtgtttccTGTCTCTTTCTAAAGCTGGCACCGCTTATGctatgtctatgtttataagtttctcattttttctttttaaatccaacggtaattaaaaaaatccattacccacaaaattacatatgtagtaaccAGTAACTGATGAGCGAAACAAGgtgcataaaataaacacctgtgttataacgtccttttcacctcatgctcacaaTTCAGTTTCTGAATATTAAGTTTACCTGACAAGTGACAATTAATTGGACAATTGCTGTTATTGCAAGATTGTGTTTCAGATGTCGTTGCCATTGGAGgttaaagaaagttacattaacaaacactaaaataactttgacagttagcatgaggtgttttcTGTCTGTTTCATAAGTTTGCACCTCTAACGATCCTCTGTTTTtcacaaagtttttattttccagatACAACAGATTGGGACCAAAAATGGcgatgtttaaaaaatgggcGGAAATTTCAAAAATTCCATTTAAATTTCAACCATCGAGCATGATAtgtgatgtctatgttttggATGTTTTCATTGCGCAAGGATATGGAACAGGAAGGGTAAAagatatttttctgtttttgttaaatttagcaAAGTGTTTAGAGGGATTGTTTCTATGAAATGAccagaagtaatgggttcaaggctcgacgctgctaccattgtgagtgtatgtgtccttgggcaagacacttaacagcaattgctttaaccctgTGGTCGctaacgggttgtccaaattatctgccatacagaaaattttgacccacaaagttacatatatacatgataactcgtgCATGAtaaaagcgggcacgaggtgtatgaaccagaacacccgtgttataacgactgtcgttgccccgccccgccacgcaaggataaataaataacagtatttatatttttccttgTTTTTCGCGGCGAAAAAAAgtcatgaaaataaaataacaataagaaataaaacttgtggaaactaaaaaattgacttttattatatatataatatttctattgttTTAAGCCCTCAGCGCAAGCAGATGCACTTTCTCGTTTAATGCTTTTTCTACACGCCACTCAAGTCTTCGTAATATCAGCACAAAGACGTTTAGATGAAAAATCTTTTCTCTGGCAGTTTATTCTCAGTACAACGTCTTTTACANNNNNNNNNNNNNNNNNNNNNNNNNNNNNNNNNNNNNNNNNNNNNNNNNNNNNNNNNNNNNNNNNNNNNNNNNNNNNNNNNNNNNNNNNNNNNNNNNNNNNNNNNNNNNNNNNNNNNNNNNNNNNTTcttgtatgaattttacattttgcaacagtagaaattacgaaacgagaCGCGTCtgtaaccgcaaaccacgtgttctgtattattttgattagcgacgcttttcggctgaataggaacgcattctcgtacgcctttctgcttgatgacgtcataggtgctcggaCTCGGGCTCGTaccgagcttttcgttgaagctcggcgctcggcgaacccgagctttttcaatttcagcacatccctagcTGTTTATTGTTCTTGTTGTtctgtgtgtttgtttttattttgtgtctgtttgtttgtttgtttttatttgtttgtcaGTTTGtctgtatgttttttatttcaattctGTTAGTTTTTCTTGTTcgtttgtatgtttttattttgtgtctgtttttttattgtttgtctgtttgtttttatttttgttatatttgttttaccgtgtctgttttttgttgttctgtaggtcactttatttttgttgtacttatatttaaaaaaaaatatatatttttccacGTTTTTATTTACTCCACAGCGCCTCATGTGGCGTTGCACATTAACCATTGGGGGGCGCAAGATAGCTACGGCAACCGACCCGAACTCCAAGTCGGCGAAACTCGCTGTAGCGGAACAAGCACTCGTCACACTCAAACGATTTTACCCAACTTTTGTCGAGCGAAAAATCATCAGAATAATTCGGAACACAGCAACGTTAGTAGGAACGATTTATANNNNNNNNNNNNNNNNNNNNNNNNNNNNNNNNNNNNNNNNNNNNNNNNNNGATAATTTTTGTGATTCGGGAATCCCCTAATGCGAACCCGATATCCACGATATACGAATCGGCGCAATTCAATCATTTGCCGTTCGAGTACGATATACAACCAGCGCAGGTGAGTTTGATgaattttgtttctgtttattgttattgtgtttgtttgattttttgtgtctgattatttgtatgttttgtatgtttgtgtttgtttttgtgtgtttgtttttattgttgttgtaagcctatttaattttattgtttgttgtttattttaatgtggCTGTTTATTGTTCTTGTTGTtctgtgtgtttgtttttattttgtgtctgtttgtttgtttgtttttatttgtttgtcaGTTTGtctgtatgttttttatttcaattcgGTTAGTTTTTCTTGTTcgtttgtatgtttttattttgtttctgtttttttattgtttgtctgtttgtttttattgttgttatatttgttttaccgtgtctgttttttgttgttctgtaggtcactttatttttgttgtacttatatttaaaaaaaaatatatatttttccacGTTTTTATTTACTCCACAGCGCCTCATGTGGCGTTGCACATTAACCATTGGGGGGCGCAAGATAGCTACGGCAACCGACCCGAACTCCAAGTCGGCGAAACTCGCTGTAGCGGAACAAGCACTCGTCACACTCAAACGATTTTACCCAACTTTTGTCGAGCGAAAAATTCATCAGAATAATTCGGAACAAAGCAACGTTAGTAGGAACGATTTATTAACGAGGTTGGTTGGTTTgttctttattaaaaacttttttttgcagtcatatttattttttttgttgttgcatttaaatttttttttttcacaaaaaatatgttcttTCAATAactttcgttttaaattttttacaatttttgtttcgaaaaaaacatttcttttttcctTCCCTCTAGTGCTCCTCGCATCCACGAGGAGCAAAGATTAACGGAGGAAAACATTGGGAACAAACTCCTCAGGAAGATGGGGTGGGGGGGGTCAGGTGGTCTCGGAAAATCAGGTGAAaaaatttttgctttttgttttatttttatattttgtttcaacgtTTGGTAGctttttataattacataaatatagttcttttttggttaaaaaataaataagaatgGATTCGGAAAATGTCAACATTTTCTTATTATTAATAACTTAACTGCACAATCCAAACAAactggttttaaataatacaagaaaaaaaattgttccataaaaattaaaaacaaaaaattaagaattttaatttttaaaaacatttaggCGAGGGCAGAACTGATCCCGTCATTTTAACGTCAAGTTTTAACCGAAGAGGTTTCGGAACGAACCAAAATGAACCGACGATCATTTCATCAAAGGATGCAACGAGAGTGCTCAAGTAAGgctttggtaaaaatataaaaaaattgttaaaattttttttaaaaaaggttaattggtaataaaaaatattatgtaatttaattatgtaatttaaaaaaatcaaataaaaaaatgattagttACAAAAACAGACaccgttttaaaaaatataatgtaaaattgttaaaaagtttaaaattatgtatttCAAAATCAATTTACAAGCTTAGGAAGAtttggaattaaaaaaaaaagtaatcaaaaagaaaataaacaaaatcagacaaacaaaaatataacaacaaacatatCTACATGAAAATAAGGATATAGACACTCAAGAAATTTTGacgtacaaaacaaaacaaaaacacaattaaaaacaacagcaatTATCTTAAGATATGgtatggtgggggaaaatgggactcctttaccacatattatccaaataacctggtccttttaccaaatgggacaattgatatttggataatatgtgctaaaggcgtcccatcttcccccaccctactatatcttaagcttttaaaaattgataaacattattttttaatttctaattttttattgttaccaTTACGTGTCGTTACCACTCAGGGAATTCTTGGCGAAGAATTGTGATGGGGAGTTGACATTTTCATCAGAACTCGACGGGAACGAAAGAAAAGTtattatgaaacagaacaccgtgttataaaattgtaaattgcCTCTATGCAAGGAtgaattaagttacattcgtagtaaataagcgagcacgaggtgtatgaaacagaacacccgtgttataacgattgtcgttgcctcACCATgcaagataaataagttacatatgtggtaacttgtaagctggcacaaggtgtatgaaacagaacacccgtgttataacgactgtcgttgccccgccatgcaaggataaataagttacattcgtggtaacttgtaagcgagcacgaggtgtatgaaacagaacacccgtgttataacgattgtcgttgcctcACCATGCgcagataaataagttacatatgtggtaacttgtaagctggcacaaggtgtatgaaacagaacacccgtgttataacgactgtcgttgccccgccatgcaaggataaataagttacattcgtagtaacttgtaagcgagcacgaggtgtatgaaacagaacacccgtgttataacgattgtcgttgcctcACCATGCgcagataaataagttacatatgtggtaacttgtaagctggcacaaggtgtatgaaacagaacacccgtgttataacgactgtcgttgccccgccatgcaaggataaataagttacatacgtagtaacttgtaagcgagcacgaggtgtatgaaacagaacacccgtgttataacgattgtcgttgcctcACCATGCgcagataaataagttacatacgtggtaacttgtaagctggcacaaggtgtatgaaacagaacacccgtgttataacgattgtcgttgcctcgccatgcgagataaataagttacatatgtggtaacttgtaagctggcacgaggtgtatgaaacagaacacccgtgttataacgattgtcgttgcctcACCATGCgcagataaataagttacatatgtggtaacttgtaagctggcacaaggtgtatgaaacagaacacccgtgttataacgattgtcgttgccccgccatgcgcagataaataagttacatacgttgtaacttgtaagctggcacaaggtgtatgaaacagaacacccgtgttataacgattgttttGTCCACAAtgaatatataagttacactcattcttTCATTATGGTCATattagtttgtttaattttttgaaaattttttttaattttttgcagaTTTGGACTTTCAAGTAAATCTTATGGTAAAGGGGAACAGAGATACCTAGTGGTCACTCGGAAAATCTGTGCTGAACAAATTATTTCGGATTTTAACAACGGGTTAAATTATGACGGACATCAAATAATTGCTgcgcaaaaaaaataactgtattttttggGGTTTTAATTGAGTGGGTTTTCGTTACAGCGCAGGTCGGCGTAGAaattgctttgtttgttttttttaacggCATTTACACTACGTACAGCGTAGTTTTTCTTCAGTGAAAAAACGCAATGacctttaaaaattttcacatttttaatgtatcatttaaaaaattgtcatttcattttttttacttttagtttaGGAGTGAATAACGGTGGGTGttattgctttttaaataaaggctTAAAATTGNNNNNNNNNNNNNNNNNNNNNNNNNNNNNNNNNNNNNNNNNNNNNNNNNNCCATGCAaggataataagttacatttcgtagtaacttgtaagcgagcacgaggtgtatgaaacagaacactcgtgttataacgactgtcgttgccccgccatgcaaggataaataagttacattcgtagtaacttgtaagcgagcacgaggtgtatgaaacagaacacccgtgttataacgactgtcgttgcctcacCATGCgcagataaataagttacatatgtggtaacttgtaagctggcacaaggtgtatgaaacagaacacccgtgttataacgattgttttGTCCACAAtgaatatataagttacactcattcttTCATTATGGTCATattagtttgtttaattttttgaaaattttttttaattttttgcagaTTTGGACTTTCAAGTAAATCTTATGGTAAAGGAGAACAGAGATACCTAGTGGTCACTCGGAAAATCTGTGCTGAACAAATTATTTCGGATTTTAACAACGGGTTAAATTATGACGGACATCAAATAATTGCTgcgcaaaaaaaataactgtattttttggGGTTTTAATTGAGTGGGTTTTTCGTTACAGTGCAGGTCGGCGTAGAaattgctttgtttgtttttttaagcgGCATTTACACTACTACAGCGTAGTTTTTTCTTCAGtgaaaaaatgcaattacctttaaaaattttcacatttttaatgtatcatttaaaaaaatgtcatttcattttttttacttttagtttaGGAGTGAATAACGGTGGGTGttattgctttttaaataaaggctTAAAATTGTTGTGGCAGTGGCTTTCACAATTTGggtttaatttgaaatattacCAATGCAATTTTACTTCACAGtttttggcaatttttttttgttaatttttggcGCTaccaattttgtaaaaaaaatttcttattttttcctCCTTTTTCAGCGGTCGTGTTTTAGATTttgaagtaaaataaaaattttgttgcaGGACTTGTAGGGGTAGGTAAAAAGTaggaaaaaatatgaaaaaaaattctgaatCCTTAACTAGATTATACCCCGTGCTTCCTAAATTTGAAATAGTGTTTTATGTCGTAGCTTGGATATTTTTCTACTTCTGGGCAGTTTTACAAGTTTTCTACATTTCAAATGGTaaattctgtttattttattatcttttaataatttttatggtattttttaatttgttaacttaaaaatttatccttgcatggaaGGGAATTGTGCcctcttacaagttaccatgtaattttttggttcattttttctgtatggcccACAATTTAGACGAttcgttagtgaccactaggtttaaaagttgcagttaagtgtcttgcccaaggacacatatgcctacaatagtagcagcggcgagccttgaacccattacctctgggtaaAATGCAAGTGCTCTAACCACTAcactaacaatttttttatataattcttatCCCTACTGATTTACATTCATAAAATATCACGTAAGtgtgaaaaaaatagattaaataaattttttttacagatattaCAGTTCCAGCTTTAAGAAGGGGTGATTTGGAAGtgaaaagaaatttatttcaacCATCGAGGTCTTTGAAGGTAAATACTGGTATTCCTCATgtccacagtcgagttgctgaagctattgcagtgtgtggataagcagacatgacttttggttggtttggtcatttatatcctcgtgggtgggaacttgagtgacttatccatggttgccactcccatgcccacagtcgagttgctgaagctattgcagtgtgtggataagcagacatgacttttggttggtttggtcatttatatcctcgtgggtaggaacttgagtgacttatccatggttgccactcccatgcccacagtcgagttgctgaagctattgcagtgtgtggataagcagacatgacttttggttggtttggtcatttatatcctcgtgggtgggaacttgagtgacttatccatggttgccactcccatgcccacagtcgagttgctgaagctattgcagtgtgtggataagcagacatgacttttggttggtttggtcatttatatcctcgtgggtgggaacttgagtgacttatccatggttgccactcccatgcccacagtcgagttgctgaaggtattgcagtgtgtggataagcagatatgacttttggttggtttggtcatttatatcctcgtgggtgggaacttgagtgacttatccatggttgccactcccatgcccacagtcgagttgctgaagctattgcagtgtgtggataagcagacatgattttggttggtttgtcATTNNNNNNNNNNNNNNNNNNNNNNNNNNNNNNNNNNNNNNNNNNNNNNNNNNcatcttcccccaccctacgtccctactatatacaagaGTAAACTAGTTACGTGTTGTATAAGGAAGGTCGAGttgctaaagctattgcagtgtgtggataagcagacatgacttttggttggtttggtcatttatctcctcgtgggtgggaacttgagtgacttatccatggttgccactcccatgctcacagtcgagttgctgaagctattgcagtgtgtggataagcagacatgaattttggttggtttggtcatttatctcctcgtgggtgggaacttgagtgacttatccatggttgccactcccatgcccacagtcgagttgctgaagctattgcagtgtgtggataagcagacatgaattttggttggtttggtcatttatatcctNCGTgggtgtatatattttatattattacaatgtaaattattttaggACACACTCGATTTTGAATGGACATCTTGGAACTATTTATTATGGGAAACTATCATTTGTGCGTTTTCTCTGCATTTTGTTTTCATGAGATTTTGTGAATGGTTTTGGCCTTTGGTgagtacctcatgctcgctgtcgagttctATTTTATTTGGTGATTGTATTGTAACCGAaagataccgggttcaaggctcgctaTTAGGTACCAAaaaactaatgggttgtaacaCCCTGAGTTTTGaagtaatgggcaaactctggcctaacTGCAATACaatgaaattttattaaacacttatagtagggtgggggaagatgggacactttttcatttaaactttttgtcccattctgtaacaaacaaagaaaatagaaagaattacaaaaccgtatccttacgactcccatagatcgtggTTAATTGATTCAAaatgattaggatatttagatatattgtgctaaaagtgtcatACCTTctcccacagtattatattccatttaattgctttaaaataaaacaaaaaaatctttattttttcagcACAGGTTTTTCTGCTCGGCaattttcagtattttattttgtttctattttttcggaTGGCTCTGCGTCGTGTTGCTTCTGGCACAAACTTTTATCGTGTTTTTCGTCGCTTTTTTAACACGAAACACAGTATGTACGTGGGTTACTTCTATTGTTGTCTTATTGTTACTCACCTACAAACAAACGATCGACTTTTTggtaagttgttgttttattttaattctcctgttattttctttttttccatttttttttatttttaattttttttaaaataattttttagcttgttttagtttatatgattacaattattcatttcatcttaaagttttttacactttactttttttcaattttgtttgtttttactattttatttttaaattaaatcattttatatatgtatatttttaaatgcaatttttccgacagatttttttaatttatttatttttcagcaaATCCAAATTCCCGATGATTATTTGTTAGTAATGTACATTTGCACATGCACGATGTGCAACTTACGATATATCGCCTTTTCTCTTGAACTTTGCTGGCAAAAATCAAACTCGAAAAATTGCGACAAAAACTCGACTGTGGTTTCATCACTTGATGGCAGTATTGGGCACGTCgcaaaaaatttgattttatatcAATTCTATTTCCCTCTGTTAGTTGGGGGACcaataattaattataacGACTTCTGTAAACAGGTATTTCTTTGTTCATACGTCtagttttcattatttaaagttccaaatttctatattttttatttactttttaaattataaaactgttcaaattttttaaaaataaaaaaaatgtgtaaaaagtggtgcaactaattcaaagttattgttttattgacactttttaaaacaagctgtaaaaaataccgaagtgtcggtcaaaaacaactaacttataaaaacgatcagaaatatatataatttttttagtc contains:
- the LOC100181284 gene encoding uncharacterized protein LOC100181284 (The sequence of the model RefSeq protein was modified relative to this genomic sequence to represent the inferred CDS: added 134 bases not found in genome assembly), with amino-acid sequence MELNELVSASRQFVDELEKYRDTWESQTHWYARKTFLRHNWEKFEDKERLLCLSSAWANVEFSGNRYPNAVMQQLQELTSEMEPSSVLLRDAEKQVTGNFDESAWEPTALKTRKLPGGMVPVLFVKQTEKTATNKKINSKNTTPEKGGEKNLERNKNWGQKAPEIPPEKTLKNWGGPEKEGQKISPKTSENNCKTTSSQMGLKKALTPTKSGDFPKKNNTGLNPQNNGGLEKPSLYPVPMDTDTPAPPKPLNRGKITLAANFFGVNPQPPISVAKPQFAPTTFGEVPKKSTLPQNGEKIPQNTSTPQDSGGIPKSQLAITENVKLLDLNQRSTLAPSVTPTTPGNPLTPPTPSRAQSVLINKLLMILKNQEINEANRTQIFANSVQSLKTNPVFKYNRLGPKMAMFKKWAEISKIPFKFQPSSMICDVYVLDVFIAQGYGTGRPSAQADALSRLMLFLHATQVFVISAQRRLDEKSFLWQFILSTTSFTPDKGITPPICCVTPPSATPPAKALPPKTPTVNQSKPFDKFVIRESPNANPISTIYESAQFNHLPFEYDIQPAQRLMWRCTLTIGGRKIATATDPNSKSAKLAVAEQALVTLKRFYPTFVERKIHQNNSEQSNVSRNDLLTSAPRIHEEQRLTEENIGNKLLRKMGWGGSGGLGKSGEGRTDPVILTSSFNRRGFGTNQNEPTIISSKDATRVLKEFLAKNCDGELTFSSELDGNERKVIHETARKFGLSSKSYGKGEQRYLVVTRKICAEQIISDFNNGLNYDGHQIIAAQKK